Below is a genomic region from Halostella litorea.
GGAGCGCGAGCGCCGTCGGGGGCGGCGACCGGCCCGCGCAGGAGGACGCCCAGGAGATAAGCTCCGTCGAGGGGCTACGGGCCATCGAGGACGACCTCGCCGGGGATTACGTGCTCGCCGCCGACATCGACGCGTCGGGGGTCGACTTCCGGCCGCTGGGCTCCGCGGACGAGCCCTTCGTCGGCAGCCTCGTGGGCGACGGCCACGTGATCACCGGGCTGACGATAGACGGGCGCGGAACGCAGGGCGTCGGGCTGTTCTCCGTCGTCGGCTCCCGCACCGGCGGGTCCGGCGGAACTGCGGCCGCGGCGGGCGGGTACGTCGCCGACCTCTCGCTCGACGGCGCGACCGTCCGCGGGGCGGCGCGCGTCGGGGCTCTCGCGGGCGTAAACCGGGGGAGCGTCACCGGCGTGTCCGCAAGCGGCACCGTCGAGGGCCGGGAGCTGACCGGGGGGCTCCTGGGTGAGAACGGCGGCTGCGTCGAGCGGTCGGAGTCGTCCTGTACCGTGACCGGCGACGGGCGGCTGGGCGGACTCGTCGGCAAGGACGCCGGATACGTCTCGGAGTGTTCCGCCTCGGGGAGCGTCACCGGCGGGTTCACGGTCGGCGGGCTGGTCGGGCTGGCGAACAGTCGGGTTCACCGGTCCACCGCGACCGGCCCGGTCACCGGCGAGGGCCGTCCGAGCACCGGCCTCGGCGGGCTGGTCGGCGTGCTCGGCGGGGAGGCGTCGTACTGCGCCGCGGAGGGAGCGGTCACTGGCTCCGGCTCCGCGGAGAACGTCGGCGGCCTCGTCGGCTACGCGTCCGGCGTCGTCCTGGGGTCGCGCGCTTCCGGGGCGGTCAATGGGGCCGAACACGTCGGCGGCCTCGTCGGCAACTGCCGGGGCGAGGTGACGGAGTCGACGGCGGAAAACGACGTGACCGGCTACGAGTCGGTGGGCGGCGTGGTGGGGCAACTGAACACGGGCGCCGAGGCGACCCGCGCGTCGTCGAGCGGGGCGGTCGCCGGGACCTCGGGCTTCGGCGGGGTCGCCGGCCGGAACGACGGCACGATCGGCCAGTGTGGCGCGTCGGGCCGGGTCGTCGGCGAGTCGCCGGACGGCGACCCGACGGTGTCCGGCGGCGGCGTCGCCGGCGAGAACTACGGCACCGTCGCGGCGTCGTACGCGACCGCGGCGGTCGAGGCGGATATCATCGCCGGCGGGGTCGTCGGGAGCAACTACCGGGCGGTGACCGAGTCGTTCGCGGCGGGCCCGGTGACCGCGAAGGAACGCGACGGGGGCGGCATCGTCGGGACCAACGACGACGATGACGAGGACGCGGTGCCGCGGAACTCCTACTGGGACCACGACGCGACTGGCCAGGCCGCCGCGGTCGGCGACGGGAGCGGCCGGAACCTGGTCGGGCTCTCGACCGGCGCGATGCAGGGCTCGGCCGCCCCGGGGAACATGCCCGAACTCGACTTCGAGACGCAGTGGGGGACCCGTTCGGGCGACTACCCCGAACCGATAGACCGGCCGCGGAAGCGGTGGCGGTTCCAGACCCTGGACCGGGTGTGGGCGGCCCCGACGGTCGTCGACGGCACGGTGTACGTCGGGACCAAGCCAGACCTCGCCGGCTGCGAGCCGAACCTGTACGCGGTCGACGCGGCGAGCGGCGAGGCCGAGTGGACGTTCGACACGGAGTCGGGCGGCACCCGGACGACCGGGCGCGACCGCCGGGACGCCTACGTCGGCGGGAGCGCCGCGAACGTCGTCGACGGGACGGTCTACCTCACCCTCCCCATCACGGGGACGGCCATCGCCGTCGACGCCGACGAGGGGCGGGAGTCCTGGCGGACTGACCTCGACATGAACGCCTGGGACAGCATGTCGCCGACGCGGTACGGCGACGTGCTGTTCACGAAGGACCGGAGCACGCTCTACTGGCTGGACGCGGCGACGGGCGACGAGTTGATGCGCCGGAACGTCGACTGGACCGGCGTCGCCATCACCGCCGCCGACGGGCTGGTGTACGGCGTCGACAGGACCGACGGGCTGCTCGCCTACGAGGTGGCGTCGGGCGAGCGGCGGTGGAGCTACGGCGTGGAGGGAAGCCCGGATTCGGCACCGACGGTCGCCGACGGCACCCTGTACATCGGCGGCGACGACGGCGTCGTCCACGCGGTCGACGCGGTGTCCGGGGCCCCGGAGTGGACGTTCGAGGCGACGGTCGACGGCGGGGCCGACCCGGTCAACTCGACGCCGACCGTGGCCGGCGGGACGGTGTACGTCAAGACCCAGTCGAACACGCTGTACGCGCTCGACGCGGCGACCGGGGACCGCCAGTGGAGCCACCAGGGCGACCCGACCACGGTCGTCGAGTCGTCGCCGACGGTCGCCGGCGGCACCGTCTTCGTCGGGTTAGGCGGCGGGCGACTGGTCGCGCTCGACGCCGGGTCCGGCGAGGCGGCGTGGACCTTCGCGGTGCGGGGCGGCGTGGCGTCCTCGCCGACGGTCGTCGACGGCGTCGTCTACGTCGGCTCCACCGCCGGCTTCCTCTACGCGCTCGACGCCGGCGTCGACGGGTCGAGCGTCGACTCGCGCGTCGAACTCGGCACGACGGGCCACCACGGGGCGTGGAGCCAGCGGGCCGCGACCGCCACGACGGAAGCGCCCGACGGACCGGCCGGGACGACGACCGCGGGGACGACCACGGAGACGACGGCCGACACCACGCCGGCGGACGGGACGACCGGGGGCGGGACGACCGCGGACGGGACCGGGGGCACGGACGGCGGGGGATCGACGGTCACAGATGACGCCGCCTCACCCGACTCGTCGTCCGATCCCTCGACGGCCGGGTCGGACGGGGCGGAGGACGAGGAGTCCTCGGTCGATTCCGGGACGCCCGGCATGGGGGTCGGGTCGGCGCTCGCGGGGATCGGCAGCCTGGGATACCTGCTGAAGCGCCGGCTGGACGACGAGGACGGGTAGCCCGTTCCACGGACCCGCCCCCGGCCGTCCGTGATCCCAGAAAGGGTTTACCGAATCGTCGGAAGCCCCGCGTATGCGCAGACGGACCCTCCTGTGTAGCCTCGCCGCCGGTTGCTGTGTGGTGGGCGGCTGCCTCGCGGCGGACGCCGACGCCGAACCGGCGACCGACCGGCCGAAGCGTAGCGTTCCCCCGACGACCGCCGCGGTGACAGTTTTCCACGACGTAATGGAACTACTCTACTCCGAATTGGAAAGAATTTATTACACTGTGTCAAGCATGTCTGATACACGATGGTAGAACTCAAGCGCGACGTTCCCCTCGTCGTTATCGTGATCGGACTCGGCGTCGCGACGGTCGGCGCCGACGTGGTGTCCCCGGAGCGGGCGTTCGGCCTCGCGGTCGGCGGCTCCGTCGTCAGTTGGGGGACGCTGTACGCGATGTGGCTGTTCTTCGACGACAGGATATGGGGTCGGATGCTGAGCGACGAGCGCATGCAACGGATCACGCAGCGGGCGTGCTCCGTCGCCTGGCTGTTGATGCTCGGCGTGTCGTCGTCGCTGATGCTCTCGCTCGACCACTACGACGGCACGGTGTCCGCGCCGCACGCCCTCCTGGGCGTGCAGGCGGTGGGGCTCGTCGCGTTCGTCGGGGCGATGGAGTACAATCGCCGGCACATCTAGTATGAAAAACGATCTGAAGGTCTGGCGCGCGAAAGCCGACGTCACCCAGGAGGAACTGGCGAAGGAACTCGACGTCGCGAGACAGACGATAAACGCGACCGAGCGGGGGCGGTACGACCCCTCGCTCGAACTGGCGTTCAAACTCGCGCGCTACTTCGACTGCAGCATCGAGGACATCTTCACGTACGAACCGGAGGAGGCCGACTGATCCATGCCAGCGACGGTCCACGCGGCGAACGCGCACGGAGTCGAACCGACCACGAAGACGGGCGACGGACAGGCGCGGGCGATGCCGAGATGCCGCCCGGGAACGGAGGGACTTGAACGATGACCGAGGGATCGCCGTCCACCGTCGACGAAGGAGTTCCGAAGGTCGTCGTCAACGGATGGACTGAGGTCGGCGCGTTGCTGCTGGGGGTTCTGGCGGGGGTGGTCGCCGCCTACCACGCGGGACGGACCGGGGACCCGTACCCGCTGCTCGCGGTGTGTTCCGTGCTCACGCTGGTCCACACGTTCGTGACGTCCGACCGGTAAACGGCCACCCACCGCGGGCGCGTGCAGTCGAGGAGAGGGAACGGCCGGGGACGAACGGGCCCGCGGCGGACTACGGCAACTCGCGCATCGCGTCCAGCATGTCGTCCAGATCGGCGTCGGTGACGGCGAGCGCGAAGTCGTCGATGGCGGCGAGGTCCGGCGCGTGGTCCCACAGTTCCTCCTCGGAGATGCCGTGGAGGACGACGGCGTTCGGCGTCGGGTTGACGACGCGCATGGCGACGAGCGGCGACTCGCCGCGGGTGATCCCCGTGAAGACGAGCGCGCGGTTCGTGCTCTGGCCGTAGAGCCGGTAGAACTCCTCGCTGGAGAGGCGGGTGATCGCCTCGATGGAGTCGATGACGGTGTGGCCGCTGATGCGGTCGCCCGCGCCGCGGACGAGTTCGGTCGCGTCGACGGCGTCGTAGAACCGCTCCAGGGGGACGGTCGTGGAGTACTCCCGCAGGTCCTGGACGATGTCGCTCTCGAACCCGGCGGAGATGACGCGGGCGTACTGCCGGATGCGGTCACCGCCGCGGCGCTCGTCGATGTCGAGCAGGCCACCGACGACGCGCTCGACGACGCCGATGCCGGGGCTCTCCCGGCGGCCGCTCTCGTAGTCACTTATCACCGACGAGGAGACGCCGAGTTCCGAGGCCAGGTCCGTCTGGGAGACGTCGAAGTCTGTGCGCCACTTCCGGATCGTCGCGCCGGGGTCGTCGCTGAGCGTGATCTCGCCCGCGACCTTCTCGGCGAGGTCGCGGCGCGGGTCGTCCGTCCGGTCCATGCCACCCGGGTCGGCTGATCGGCTTATAGGTGTACCGAAACCGGCGTTCGACGGACGACGAACCCCGGCGAAAACTGATACGTCCCGGGGCGCTACTGGCGGGCGTGCCATCGACAGTGTTTCACGCCGCGCTTGCGGGGCTGGTCGCCTGTACCCTCCTCGGGGCGGCGTTCGACGGCCGGGCGCTGGCGGTCGCGGTCGGCGCGGTCGTGTTCATCGACCTCGACGTGTTCCTCGGATGGTACGTCGTCGGCGCGCACCGCGCCGCCTTCCACACGCTGTTGCTGCCGGGCGCCGTCGCCGCGGGGATCTACTACGACACCCGCGTCCGGGAGCGGTCGGCGCTCCGTGACCGGTGGGGGTCGTACGGCGTCAGCGTGGCCTGGACGGCGGTCGCGGCCGTGACGCTCGCCGGGATCGTCCCCGACGCGACGTTCAACGGCGTGAACCTCCTCTATCCGGTCCACGACCAGTTCTACGCGTTCGACGGGGAACTGTTCTACTCCACCGACCGCGGGGTCGTCCAGACGTTCGTGGACATCGAGGAGTCCGCCCGGGGGTCGACGAGCGAGACGCAGTTCTACACCGGCGTCGACCCCGAGCCGGGTACCCCCGGGTCCGACGCGGGCGGGGGCGGCGAGCCGGCCCCCGAGCGTATCTTCCCGGTCGTCGCCAACGGCGACCAGCTGGCCGTCGTCCTCGCGAGCGCCGTCGCGGTCGGCGGCCGCCTGCTGCGGTCGCGGGATTGAGCCTGCGGACAGGAACCGGACCGCCCGCGCCTGCCGGGACCGCGGGAGTGAACACGGCGGAGCGCGGACGGGCCGACATGGAGCTCCGAGCGTACGACCCCGGGCGCGACGCCGTGGGGCTATGGGAGTGCAAGCGCGCCTTCGAGCGCGGCCTCGGCGCGAACACCGGCGGCGAGGAAAAGGAAGCGGCGTACGAGGGCAAACTCACCGACGCGTACCGGGAGCGGTACCTCGACTGGGTCGACCGGTGCGTCGCTGACGACTCGGACTGCGTGGTCGTCGCGGACGACGGCGACGGCGTCGTCGGCTACGCCTTCGTCCTCCCCGAACGCCTGTCGATGATCTGGGACGCCGCGGTCCTCAACGAGATATACGTCGCCCCCGAACACCGGGGCACCGGCGTCGCCGACGACCTCATCGAGGCCGTGATCGCGACGGCCCGCGGTCAGGACCTGCCGCTCGACCGGATCGTACTCGACGTGGACCCGAAAAACGACCGCGCGGGGGCGTTCTACGACCGCTACGGCTTCGAGCAGTGGGGCGAGATGGTCGCCCGCGACCTCTGAGTGCCGGCCATCACGCGGTCACCTCGCGCCGGCGGTCCCGGCTCCGGCGGTACTGCTCCCGGCTTATCGTGTAGCGGTGTTGCTCGCGGACCTCGTCGGCCTTGACCGCCCAGTTGCGCTGGCGGCCGTCGTAGCTCCCGCCGAAGCGGTCGACGTACTTCTCGACCGCGCGGCGCGAGCGCTCGTTGCCGACGCGGTGCTCGACGGCGACCCGATCCAGCCCCAGGCGCTCGAAGGCGAGTTCGACGAACGCGGCGGCTCGCTCGCCGGCGTACCCGCGCCCCCAGAAGCGCTTGCGGAGCCAGATGCCGAGGGTCCCGGTTCCGCGCTCCCAGTCGACCGTCATGCCGGTTCCCCCGGCGATGTCGCCCGCCCCCGGCTCCGGCTCGCGGGGCCGGAGGAGGTAGGCGGCGCTCTCGCCGTTCTCCCACTGGCGCTCTACCATGTCGACGAACGCCTTCGTCTCGCGGATGGAGTCGTGGGGCTCCCACGAGAGGAACTCCGTCACCTCGTCGATGTCGTCGTCGGCCGAGCAGATCCGGTAGTACTCCTGCAGGTCGACGGCGTCGTGACAGAGCCGCTCGATCCGGAGGCGGTCGGTGCGGATCGTCTCCGGGAACGGCGCGCTCCCGCCAGGTTCCGGGACCTCAGCCATCGCGAAACACCACGCTGGTGCGGCTCGAACGGCCGTGGCGGGCGCGGCCGGCCGCTCCTGTGTCGGGGACCATCGGGTCCGGGCTTCCACCCACGGTGTGTTAAACGTTCTGGACGGGTCGGCCGGACGGGTGCTGTGACGGCGGCGTCGGCCAGCCGGGGCCGATCAACCACGCGCCGCGATACGAAACCGGACGTAGGCGGCTCGGACGCCGCCCGGCGCGCTACTCCCCGGGCGGCGCGTCCACGGTGTCCAGTTCCCCCTCGATCCACGCCACCGCGGCGGCGACTTCGTCGGAGTCGGTGCCGGTGACTTTCAGCCGGCCCGGCCGCTCGCCCTTGCCCGGGTAGCTGCCAACGGCCACGTCGAACCGCTCGTCGACGCCGTCCAGCACGGGACCGAGCGCGCCCTCCGGCGTCGGCGTCCAGACGGTCTCGGAGACGGCGTCGCCGACGAACTCCTCGGCGGCGAGGTCGAACATCGCCCGCATCTCGTCGGGGAAGCCGGGGAACACGTAGACGTTCCCGGCGACACAGCCCGGCACCCAGCCGGCGTCCGTCGCCAGCGGGCGTGCCCCCTCGGGGAGCGACGCCGCGGCGTCGAAGTCCAGGTCGAGGTCGTACTCCGCGGCCAGTTCCGGGTTCTCCTCGCGGAACTCGCGGGCCTTCTCGACGAGGCGCTCGCGCTCGTCCCCGTCGACGACCAGCGGGCGGTCCAGCGCGTCGGCGACGGCCTCCATCGTCACGTCGTCCGGCGTCCCGCCCAGCCCGCCGGTGACGAGGACGGCGTCGAACGCGGCCGACCACTCGCGGACGCGGGCGGCGATGACCGACCGGTCGTCCGGGACGGTGAGGATCCGGCGGACGCGGCTGCCGCGGTCCGCGATCTCCTCAGCGAGCCACGCCGCGTTGGTGTTCGTCGTGTCGCCGGCGAGTATCTCGTCCCCCACGGTGATGATCGCGACGTCCATGCGTCCGGATCGGGCGGCGACGGGCCTACGTCTTGCGGGCGGCGACCCCGTCTCCCCGGCACGTAGCCGTACGCGTTCAAGCTTGAATGGGTACGTGACGCGACCCGGGGAACGTTCTTATGTTTGCCCACCGAACGCGCACGTATGTCCGACGCGACGCTGGACGACCGCGGCCGGTTGACCCTCCCGAAGGAACTGCGGGAGCGGTACGGTGACCGCTACCGTATCGTCGACCTCCACGACGGTATCAAGCTCGTTCCCGTCTCCGAGGACCCGCTGGACGCGCTCCGGG
It encodes:
- a CDS encoding outer membrane protein assembly factor BamB family protein, which codes for MTGRVGRRTLLKTAGAGTVAGLLGSASAVGGGDRPAQEDAQEISSVEGLRAIEDDLAGDYVLAADIDASGVDFRPLGSADEPFVGSLVGDGHVITGLTIDGRGTQGVGLFSVVGSRTGGSGGTAAAAGGYVADLSLDGATVRGAARVGALAGVNRGSVTGVSASGTVEGRELTGGLLGENGGCVERSESSCTVTGDGRLGGLVGKDAGYVSECSASGSVTGGFTVGGLVGLANSRVHRSTATGPVTGEGRPSTGLGGLVGVLGGEASYCAAEGAVTGSGSAENVGGLVGYASGVVLGSRASGAVNGAEHVGGLVGNCRGEVTESTAENDVTGYESVGGVVGQLNTGAEATRASSSGAVAGTSGFGGVAGRNDGTIGQCGASGRVVGESPDGDPTVSGGGVAGENYGTVAASYATAAVEADIIAGGVVGSNYRAVTESFAAGPVTAKERDGGGIVGTNDDDDEDAVPRNSYWDHDATGQAAAVGDGSGRNLVGLSTGAMQGSAAPGNMPELDFETQWGTRSGDYPEPIDRPRKRWRFQTLDRVWAAPTVVDGTVYVGTKPDLAGCEPNLYAVDAASGEAEWTFDTESGGTRTTGRDRRDAYVGGSAANVVDGTVYLTLPITGTAIAVDADEGRESWRTDLDMNAWDSMSPTRYGDVLFTKDRSTLYWLDAATGDELMRRNVDWTGVAITAADGLVYGVDRTDGLLAYEVASGERRWSYGVEGSPDSAPTVADGTLYIGGDDGVVHAVDAVSGAPEWTFEATVDGGADPVNSTPTVAGGTVYVKTQSNTLYALDAATGDRQWSHQGDPTTVVESSPTVAGGTVFVGLGGGRLVALDAGSGEAAWTFAVRGGVASSPTVVDGVVYVGSTAGFLYALDAGVDGSSVDSRVELGTTGHHGAWSQRAATATTEAPDGPAGTTTAGTTTETTADTTPADGTTGGGTTADGTGGTDGGGSTVTDDAASPDSSSDPSTAGSDGAEDEESSVDSGTPGMGVGSALAGIGSLGYLLKRRLDDEDG
- a CDS encoding helix-turn-helix transcriptional regulator, whose amino-acid sequence is MKNDLKVWRAKADVTQEELAKELDVARQTINATERGRYDPSLELAFKLARYFDCSIEDIFTYEPEEAD
- a CDS encoding helix-turn-helix domain-containing protein; this encodes MDRTDDPRRDLAEKVAGEITLSDDPGATIRKWRTDFDVSQTDLASELGVSSSVISDYESGRRESPGIGVVERVVGGLLDIDERRGGDRIRQYARVISAGFESDIVQDLREYSTTVPLERFYDAVDATELVRGAGDRISGHTVIDSIEAITRLSSEEFYRLYGQSTNRALVFTGITRGESPLVAMRVVNPTPNAVVLHGISEEELWDHAPDLAAIDDFALAVTDADLDDMLDAMRELP
- a CDS encoding metal-dependent hydrolase, which produces MPSTVFHAALAGLVACTLLGAAFDGRALAVAVGAVVFIDLDVFLGWYVVGAHRAAFHTLLLPGAVAAGIYYDTRVRERSALRDRWGSYGVSVAWTAVAAVTLAGIVPDATFNGVNLLYPVHDQFYAFDGELFYSTDRGVVQTFVDIEESARGSTSETQFYTGVDPEPGTPGSDAGGGGEPAPERIFPVVANGDQLAVVLASAVAVGGRLLRSRD
- a CDS encoding GNAT family N-acetyltransferase; its protein translation is MELRAYDPGRDAVGLWECKRAFERGLGANTGGEEKEAAYEGKLTDAYRERYLDWVDRCVADDSDCVVVADDGDGVVGYAFVLPERLSMIWDAAVLNEIYVAPEHRGTGVADDLIEAVIATARGQDLPLDRIVLDVDPKNDRAGAFYDRYGFEQWGEMVARDL
- a CDS encoding GNAT family N-acetyltransferase, giving the protein MAEVPEPGGSAPFPETIRTDRLRIERLCHDAVDLQEYYRICSADDDIDEVTEFLSWEPHDSIRETKAFVDMVERQWENGESAAYLLRPREPEPGAGDIAGGTGMTVDWERGTGTLGIWLRKRFWGRGYAGERAAAFVELAFERLGLDRVAVEHRVGNERSRRAVEKYVDRFGGSYDGRQRNWAVKADEVREQHRYTISREQYRRSRDRRREVTA
- a CDS encoding competence/damage-inducible protein A, which translates into the protein MDVAIITVGDEILAGDTTNTNAAWLAEEIADRGSRVRRILTVPDDRSVIAARVREWSAAFDAVLVTGGLGGTPDDVTMEAVADALDRPLVVDGDERERLVEKAREFREENPELAAEYDLDLDFDAAASLPEGARPLATDAGWVPGCVAGNVYVFPGFPDEMRAMFDLAAEEFVGDAVSETVWTPTPEGALGPVLDGVDERFDVAVGSYPGKGERPGRLKVTGTDSDEVAAAVAWIEGELDTVDAPPGE
- a CDS encoding AbrB/MazE/SpoVT family DNA-binding domain-containing protein; this translates as MSDATLDDRGRLTLPKELRERYGDRYRIVDLHDGIKLVPVSEDPLDALRDEFADVEKSASDLREEARDAALDGAGR